In Liolophura sinensis isolate JHLJ2023 chromosome 2, CUHK_Ljap_v2, whole genome shotgun sequence, a genomic segment contains:
- the LOC135462926 gene encoding procathepsin L-like — protein MLRVAIVVALLALATAAPFTTELDGEWQMFKMTYKKVYSADEEIKRRAIWEDNVKFIQVHNLQADRGVHTFTVGMNEYGDMSLEEFVKIMNGYKMTNATRTGATFIAPSNLELPTTVDWRTQGYVTPVKNQMQCGSCWAFSTTGSLEGQHFKKTGNLVSLSEQNLVDCSRKEGNFGCNGGLMDQAFKYIKLNNGIDTEASYPYQAKNERCRFKAADVGATDTGFTDVQRGSESDLQSAVASVGPVSVAIDAGHRSFQLYRSGVYYERECSSSRLDHGVLAVGYGSESGSDYWLVKNSWGEQWGQQGYIMMSRNRDNNCGIATQASYPLV, from the exons ATGTTGCGTGTTGCCATTGTTGTTGCCCTCCTCGCTCTGGCCACCGCCGCTCCGTTCACCACAGAGCTAGATGGAGAATGGCAGATGTTCAAGATGACCTACAAAAAGGTCTACAGCGCCGATGAGGAAATTAAGag GCGAGCGATCTGGGAGGATAACGTAAAATTTATTCAGGTTCACAACCTCCAGGCTGACCGTGGAGTGCACACCTTTACCGTGGGTATGAACGAGTACGGGGACATG TCCCTGGAGGAATTCGTCAAAATAATGAATGGATACAAGATGACAAACGCCACTAGGACCGGCGCCACCTTCATTGCTCCTAGCAACCTGGAACTCCCGACGACTGTCGATTGGAGGACCCAGGGTTACGTCACACCCGTCAAGAACCAG ATGCAATGCGGTTCCTGCTGGGCCTTTTCCACAACTGGATCTCTGGAAGGTCAACATTTTAAGAAAACCGGAAATTTGGTGTCTCTTTCCGAGCAAAACTTGGTGGACTGTTCCAGGAAGGAAG GAAATTTTGGTTGCAACGGCGGGTTGATGGACCAGGCTTTCAAATACATTAAACTTAACAATGGAATTGACACGGAGGCTTCCTATCCTTACCAAGCTAAG AACGAGCGCTGCCGTTTCAAGGCGGCTGATGTTGGTGCAACAGACACTGGGTTCACCGATGTGCAAAGAGGCAGTGAAAGCGATTTACAATCGGCCGTGGCCAGTGTGGGTCCAGTTTCTGTGGCCATTGATGCCGGGCACCGGTCCTTCCAGCTCTACCGTAGCGGAGTGTACTACGAGAGAGAGTGTAGTTCTTCACGTCTTGATCATGGTGTCTTGGCAGTCGGCTACGGAAGTGAGAGCGGCTCAGATTACTGGCTAGTGAAGAACAG TTGGGGTGAACAGTGGGGCCAGCAGGGATACATCATGATGTCACGTAACCGTGACAACAACTGCGGGATCGCCACTCAGGCCAGCTACCCCTTGGTTTAA